Proteins from a genomic interval of Magnetococcales bacterium:
- a CDS encoding PAS domain S-box protein produces the protein MIIPLIALTIVKINTPEIRQNAFASLSAIALLQSEQIQNWLDERQTDLEFLSADKEFVRQAEELVLVGSDQARAVVSHRLETYSSSAYYQTAALVNSSGEVVVSAGSGGEGSSAFTRTWFQRAIKRGYCIRSDLYRDASGEIFLDYVLPLPRSNDQEAVAALVLRVPADRFLLSVTRNWPTLSSSAETLLVRKEGDHVVFLNELRHQSHTALDLKISLDHVTLPAVAAVLSGKPHVIEGVDYRGIPVFAATRPIEGSPWYLVAKIDREEVMAPLNELIFWVSLLAFIAVIVIAIVIWFLWHQILLTQKVELDIRKEEQLREGERKYRRLHETMRDAYLMVDMRGRIVDFNQAFREMLGYTDEELRRLKREDLTPAKWHEADARIIQEEILPFDRSRVYEKEYLRKDGSVFPVELRGFLLRDAKEQPEAIWAIVRDITDRKQAEKQLQRAKEEAESANRAKATFLAAMSHEIRTPMNGVLGMTDLIRKTDLTEKQHHYISTIYRSGHTLLRIINDILDLSKIQAGRLSLELFRFELDEVLQDIGNLFVEQAAEKKLSFGVHLAPTVPVHLLGDPYRLNQILFNLLGNAVKFTDSGRIDLSVEMQEDRESDVLLRFCVADTGKGMSPSFQRHLFDAFSQEDPSIARRYGGTGLGLAIARQLVLRMDGDMWVESAPGQGSIFRFTVRFGKQQPGDRREIAAWQSAQQLLSPENLHFEGHVLLAEDNPVNQDMAVANLELFGCKVSVVANGEEALQRAKQADPPFEAIFMDCEMPVLDGFEATRRLRRWEEEEDKPALPIIALTAHVLEECRQQCIDAGMDDFLQKPFNQEELATVLRRWLMPTRLPADPTFPSTPDPAMPTRLKALDQGGHPGSFGEMANAHRLPPWLAEQEGSGIGISPDPEARTEEFPRSAAIDWARGLAQWPKAEAYHNALKSFAKHHAGDGARIREALISGRTQLAKSLAHSLKGAAGSLAATLLEERAAELEKALRYPKGDAQPLLSPLEAALAEVEAVCKRLSAPVAAATPPPSPENASQRRQDLVRMAEALSRGDVITAEELLAGVAPWLAGTVHQMAVDLLTEQVDAIDCAEALNTLHNLMHALGDEPHGHDA, from the coding sequence TTGATCATTCCTCTGATCGCTCTTACAATCGTAAAAATCAACACCCCGGAAATCCGGCAGAACGCCTTCGCCAGTCTCAGCGCCATCGCCTTGCTGCAGTCGGAACAGATTCAAAACTGGCTGGACGAGAGGCAAACCGACCTGGAATTCCTCAGTGCCGACAAGGAGTTCGTCCGTCAGGCGGAAGAACTGGTTCTGGTCGGCTCGGACCAGGCCCGCGCCGTTGTGAGCCACCGATTGGAAACCTACAGCAGCTCGGCTTACTATCAGACAGCGGCCCTGGTGAATTCATCCGGAGAGGTGGTGGTCTCGGCTGGAAGTGGCGGTGAGGGAAGCTCCGCATTCACCCGGACCTGGTTTCAGCGGGCCATCAAAAGAGGGTATTGCATTCGCAGCGACCTTTACCGGGACGCCTCGGGGGAGATCTTTCTCGACTACGTCCTGCCGCTGCCGCGCAGCAATGATCAGGAAGCCGTGGCAGCCCTGGTTCTGCGCGTTCCCGCAGACCGTTTCCTGCTCTCCGTCACCCGGAACTGGCCCACCCTCAGTTCCAGCGCCGAAACCCTGCTGGTGCGCAAGGAGGGGGACCATGTCGTGTTTCTGAACGAACTGCGCCACCAATCCCACACCGCCCTGGACCTCAAGATCTCCCTGGACCATGTCACTCTCCCCGCCGTGGCGGCCGTACTCAGCGGCAAGCCGCACGTCATCGAGGGTGTGGACTATCGCGGCATTCCGGTGTTCGCGGCCACCCGTCCCATCGAAGGTTCCCCCTGGTATCTGGTGGCCAAGATCGATCGCGAAGAGGTTATGGCCCCGCTCAACGAACTGATCTTCTGGGTGAGTCTGCTGGCCTTCATCGCGGTGATCGTCATCGCCATCGTCATCTGGTTTCTGTGGCATCAGATACTGCTGACCCAGAAGGTGGAACTGGACATCCGGAAAGAGGAACAGCTTCGGGAAGGGGAGCGAAAATACCGCCGCCTGCACGAAACCATGCGGGACGCCTACCTCATGGTGGACATGCGCGGCCGCATCGTCGACTTCAATCAGGCCTTCCGGGAGATGCTGGGCTATACCGACGAGGAGCTGCGCAGGCTGAAGAGGGAGGATCTGACCCCCGCCAAATGGCACGAAGCCGATGCCCGCATCATCCAGGAGGAGATTCTGCCTTTCGACCGGTCCCGGGTGTACGAAAAAGAGTACCTCCGCAAGGACGGCAGCGTCTTCCCCGTGGAGTTGCGGGGCTTTCTGCTGCGGGACGCCAAGGAACAGCCCGAGGCCATCTGGGCCATCGTGCGGGATATCACCGATCGCAAACAGGCTGAAAAGCAGTTGCAACGGGCCAAGGAAGAGGCCGAAAGCGCCAACCGGGCCAAAGCCACCTTTCTGGCCGCCATGAGCCACGAGATTCGCACCCCGATGAACGGGGTGCTGGGCATGACGGATCTGATCCGGAAAACCGACCTGACGGAGAAACAACACCATTACATCAGCACCATATACCGCTCGGGACACACCCTGCTGCGCATCATCAACGATATCCTGGATCTCTCCAAGATCCAGGCCGGCCGTCTGAGCCTTGAGCTGTTCCGCTTCGAACTGGACGAGGTGCTGCAGGATATCGGCAACCTGTTCGTGGAACAGGCCGCCGAAAAGAAGCTCTCCTTCGGGGTCCACCTGGCACCGACGGTACCGGTACATCTTCTCGGAGATCCCTACCGACTCAACCAGATTCTGTTCAACCTGCTGGGCAACGCGGTCAAATTCACCGATTCAGGGCGCATCGACCTGAGTGTGGAGATGCAAGAGGACCGGGAATCGGACGTTTTGTTGCGCTTTTGCGTGGCCGACACGGGCAAGGGCATGTCGCCGTCCTTTCAACGCCATCTCTTCGACGCCTTTTCCCAGGAAGATCCCTCGATCGCCCGCCGTTACGGCGGAACGGGCCTGGGGCTGGCCATCGCCCGACAACTGGTGCTTCGGATGGATGGCGACATGTGGGTGGAGAGCGCTCCCGGTCAGGGCTCGATTTTCCGCTTCACGGTGCGCTTCGGCAAACAACAGCCGGGAGACCGGCGGGAAATCGCCGCCTGGCAGAGTGCCCAACAGCTTCTCAGTCCGGAAAATCTGCACTTCGAGGGACATGTCCTGCTGGCGGAGGATAATCCGGTCAATCAGGACATGGCGGTGGCCAATCTGGAGCTGTTCGGCTGCAAGGTCAGCGTGGTGGCCAACGGCGAAGAGGCTCTCCAACGGGCAAAGCAGGCCGATCCCCCCTTCGAGGCCATCTTCATGGACTGCGAGATGCCGGTATTGGATGGTTTCGAAGCGACCCGCCGTCTGCGCCGCTGGGAGGAGGAGGAGGACAAGCCGGCTCTGCCCATTATCGCCCTGACGGCCCACGTCCTGGAAGAGTGTCGTCAGCAGTGTATCGACGCCGGGATGGACGACTTTCTGCAGAAACCGTTCAATCAGGAGGAGCTGGCCACGGTTCTGCGCCGCTGGCTGATGCCGACGCGCCTTCCGGCAGATCCGACCTTTCCGTCGACACCGGACCCCGCCATGCCAACCCGTTTGAAGGCGTTGGACCAGGGAGGGCATCCGGGTTCGTTCGGCGAGATGGCCAATGCGCACCGCCTGCCCCCGTGGCTGGCCGAACAGGAAGGCTCCGGGATCGGAATCTCCCCGGACCCGGAGGCCCGGACGGAGGAATTTCCCCGATCGGCAGCCATCGACTGGGCCAGGGGTCTGGCACAATGGCCAAAGGCCGAGGCCTATCACAACGCTCTGAAGAGTTTCGCCAAACACCACGCCGGGGATGGCGCACGGATTCGGGAGGCCTTGATCAGCGGGCGGACCCAGCTGGCCAAAAGCCTGGCCCACTCCCTGAAAGGGGCTGCCGGAAGCCTGGCGGCGACGCTACTGGAAGAGAGGGCCGCCGAATTGGAGAAAGCCTTGCGTTATCCGAAGGGGGATGCCCAACCCCTGCTCTCTCCGCTGGAAGCCGCCCTGGCGGAAGTCGAGGCGGTCTGCAAACGCCTGTCCGCCCCCGTCGCGGCGGCAACACCCCCGCCCTCCCCGGAAAACGCGAGCCAGCGTCGCCAGGATCTGGTTCGCATGGCGGAAGCCCTGAGCCGGGGGGACGTGATCACCGCCGAGGAACTTCTGGCTGGCGTGGCGCCCTGGCTGGCGGGCACGGTTCACCAAATGGCGGTGGACCTGCTGACGGAACAGGTGGACGCCATCGACTGCGCCGAGGCGCTCAACACGCTGCACAACCTGATGCACGCTCTGGGGGACGAGCCGCATGGCCATGACGCCTGA
- a CDS encoding PAS domain S-box protein — MSDSSSGFKLVGLFLGLLLIVPLVAISIIHLNRPEIRQTAFDNLQAIASLKADQIQSWLAERDTDLAFLAADTEFLRHVERLLSDNAPDSRAIVLERMELYSHSKNYHAAYLIDTKGAILAAAGKSPLEKTYEFPDLLPQALQDRKAIRSDLHRNSSGEIHFDYILPLLRPNGAEPLALLALQIPADPFLFPLIQTWPTPSPSAETLLVRREGGNVLFLNELRHQHNTALAMSQPLDRVNSPHVRSVLSTTPQQIEGPDYRGITVFAATHPIEGTPWSLVAEVDRREVMAPLTRLVYWVSILAFLAVCIISIFIWLLWRQILLTQRLELTARADALLRESESRYRRLHDSMRDAYVMVDMTGNIIDFNDSFREMVGYSADELKTMNRFDLTPPPWQEQDARIIAEEVLPFGKSPVYEKEYIRKDGSVFPAEIRIFLLRAANGRPEAMWGIVRDITERKQAEESLRLAKEAAESANRAKAAFLAAMSHEIRTPMNGVLGMADLILRTSLTPQQRHYVQTIHRSGRILLRIINDILDLSKIQAGRLSLELYRFELNDVMRDIDSIFQDQASEKGLDFSIRIGEEVPLHLLGDPFRLNQILFNLVGNAIKFTERGSVGVTVETREEREADTLLLFCVTDTGIGMSEAFQGHLFEAFAQENASISRKFGGTGLGLTITRQLVDMMDGTLMVESLLGRGSSFRFTARFGKQQRGDRTEMAAWQAVNQNISLDSSQFHGRILLVEDNLVNQDVAVATLELFGCRVSVAHNGQQALHALQEAVPPFDLLFMDCEMPILDGYETTRRLRRWEEERSRPRIPVVALTAHVLDESRQKCFEAGMDDYLQKPFSQAHLGTILRRWLSVPVITTAPEATAAPASQEMPPIPVVDPVALGRIRELSAKGATDLFKRMVDHYFARTPELLADLRQALERCDPEGVRVAAHTLKSSSLTIGAARLAEIGRAMERDHADLERVSNHFRLGDNLLAEFRQALRDYDAAERNDLAPPDIDPAPRSESPGGE; from the coding sequence ATGAGCGACTCTTCCAGCGGTTTCAAACTGGTGGGCCTGTTTCTGGGACTCCTGCTGATCGTGCCTCTGGTCGCCATCAGCATCATCCACCTGAACCGACCCGAAATCCGCCAGACGGCCTTCGACAATCTGCAGGCCATCGCCTCCCTGAAAGCGGATCAAATCCAGAGTTGGCTGGCCGAACGGGATACCGATCTGGCATTCCTCGCTGCGGACACGGAATTTCTCCGCCATGTGGAGCGTCTGCTCTCCGACAACGCACCGGACTCCCGCGCCATCGTGCTGGAGCGGATGGAACTCTACAGTCATTCTAAAAATTATCACGCAGCCTATCTGATCGATACAAAAGGCGCCATCCTGGCTGCCGCCGGGAAGAGCCCCCTGGAGAAGACCTACGAGTTCCCCGACCTCCTGCCTCAGGCCCTGCAAGACCGGAAAGCCATTCGCAGCGACCTGCATCGCAACAGCAGCGGAGAGATCCACTTCGATTACATTCTGCCCCTGCTCCGACCGAACGGCGCCGAACCGCTGGCTCTTCTGGCGCTGCAGATTCCGGCGGACCCGTTCCTCTTCCCCCTGATCCAAACCTGGCCCACCCCCAGCCCCAGCGCCGAAACCCTGCTGGTGCGCCGGGAAGGCGGAAACGTCCTCTTTCTCAACGAGCTGCGCCATCAACACAACACGGCGCTCGCCATGTCGCAGCCCCTCGACCGGGTCAACAGCCCGCACGTGCGCAGCGTTCTGTCCACCACGCCGCAACAGATCGAGGGGCCGGACTATCGGGGCATCACCGTGTTCGCCGCCACCCATCCCATCGAAGGCACTCCCTGGTCCCTGGTCGCCGAGGTTGATCGCCGGGAAGTCATGGCCCCCCTCACCCGGCTGGTCTACTGGGTCAGCATTCTGGCCTTTCTCGCCGTGTGCATCATCTCGATCTTCATCTGGCTGCTGTGGCGCCAGATACTCCTCACCCAGCGACTGGAGCTGACCGCCAGGGCGGACGCACTGCTGCGGGAGAGCGAAAGCCGCTATCGCCGTCTCCACGACTCCATGCGCGATGCCTACGTCATGGTGGACATGACCGGCAACATCATCGATTTCAACGACTCGTTTCGAGAGATGGTGGGCTATTCCGCAGACGAACTGAAAACGATGAACCGCTTCGACCTGACCCCCCCGCCATGGCAGGAACAGGACGCCCGCATCATCGCGGAAGAGGTTCTGCCTTTCGGCAAATCCCCGGTGTATGAAAAGGAGTATATCCGCAAGGATGGCAGCGTCTTTCCGGCGGAGATCCGCATCTTCCTGCTGCGGGCTGCCAACGGCCGACCCGAAGCCATGTGGGGCATCGTGCGCGATATCACCGAACGCAAACAGGCGGAGGAGAGTCTGCGTCTGGCCAAGGAGGCCGCCGAATCCGCCAACCGGGCCAAGGCGGCCTTTCTCGCCGCCATGAGCCACGAGATCCGCACCCCCATGAACGGGGTTCTGGGCATGGCCGACCTGATTCTGCGCACCTCCCTGACCCCGCAGCAGCGCCACTACGTCCAGACCATCCACCGCTCCGGACGCATTCTGTTACGCATCATCAACGACATTCTGGATCTTTCCAAAATCCAGGCGGGACGCCTGTCCCTGGAATTGTATCGCTTCGAACTGAACGACGTGATGCGAGACATCGACAGCATTTTCCAGGACCAGGCATCGGAGAAGGGCCTGGATTTTTCCATTCGCATCGGCGAGGAGGTGCCCCTGCATCTGCTCGGGGATCCCTTCCGACTCAACCAGATTCTGTTCAACCTGGTGGGCAACGCCATCAAGTTCACCGAACGGGGCTCTGTGGGGGTGACGGTGGAAACCCGGGAGGAGCGGGAAGCGGATACCCTGCTGCTGTTTTGCGTCACCGACACGGGCATCGGCATGTCCGAAGCCTTTCAGGGCCATCTGTTCGAAGCCTTCGCCCAGGAAAACGCCTCCATTTCCCGCAAGTTCGGAGGCACCGGCCTGGGTTTGACCATCACCCGACAGTTGGTTGACATGATGGACGGCACACTGATGGTGGAAAGCCTTTTGGGCCGGGGCTCCTCCTTCCGCTTCACCGCCCGGTTCGGCAAACAACAGCGGGGCGACCGGACGGAGATGGCTGCCTGGCAGGCCGTCAATCAGAACATCTCGTTGGATTCCAGCCAATTTCACGGCCGGATCCTGCTCGTGGAGGACAACCTGGTCAACCAGGATGTGGCGGTGGCCACCCTGGAACTCTTCGGCTGCCGGGTGAGCGTGGCCCACAACGGCCAGCAGGCGTTGCACGCCCTGCAGGAGGCGGTTCCCCCCTTCGATCTGCTCTTCATGGACTGCGAGATGCCGATTCTGGACGGTTACGAAACCACCCGCCGCCTGCGCCGTTGGGAAGAGGAGCGGAGCCGCCCCCGCATCCCCGTGGTGGCCCTGACGGCCCACGTCCTCGACGAAAGCCGGCAGAAGTGCTTCGAAGCCGGCATGGACGACTATCTGCAAAAGCCTTTCAGTCAGGCCCATCTGGGAACCATTCTGCGCCGCTGGTTGTCCGTACCGGTGATAACCACCGCGCCGGAGGCAACCGCGGCGCCCGCTTCACAGGAGATGCCCCCCATTCCGGTGGTGGACCCGGTTGCCCTGGGTCGTATTCGGGAGCTTTCCGCCAAAGGCGCCACGGACCTTTTCAAGCGAATGGTCGACCACTATTTCGCCCGCACTCCGGAGTTGCTGGCCGATCTGCGACAGGCCCTGGAGCGTTGCGACCCGGAAGGGGTGCGGGTGGCGGCCCACACCCTGAAATCCTCCAGCCTGACCATCGGCGCGGCCCGTCTGGCCGAAATCGGGCGGGCCATGGAGAGGGATCATGCCGATTTGGAACGGGTCTCCAACCATTTCCGCCTGGGTGACAACCTGTTGGCGGAGTTCCGCCAGGCCTTGCGCGATTACGACGCCGCCGAGCGGAACGATCTCGCGCCACCCGACATCGACCCGGCTCCCCGGTCTGAATCCCCCGGAGGGGAATGA
- a CDS encoding hybrid sensor histidine kinase/response regulator → MAMTPDKPTLLLVDDEATNLKLLREILCHDYNLSFARNGREMLHHALLEPDLILLDVMMPDMDGYQACLRLKENPATRDIPVIFVTACCQVADEVHGFEVGAVDYITKPVQSPIVLARVKTHLALRQAREVIARQSREIRKQNEALQEAARLRDDVEQIVRHDLKGPLNAIVGIPGLLMEELVLNEDQKEYLRTIEESGYRLLNMINLSHDLYKMERGLYTLHPRPLDILRTIQVVIKEFRDFIHGKELSVVITLDGKVLTATDIFLVSGEKLLYHSMLSNLLKNALEASPEGETVTVAFERGERPVMRIRNRGSVPLEIREHFFEKFVTAGKCQGTGLGTYSARLIATTSGNEIQLDTSLEGETSIVVRF, encoded by the coding sequence ATGGCCATGACGCCTGACAAACCGACCCTCCTCCTGGTCGACGACGAAGCGACCAACCTCAAACTGCTGAGGGAGATCCTCTGCCACGACTACAACCTGTCGTTTGCCCGCAACGGCCGGGAGATGTTGCATCACGCCCTGCTGGAGCCCGATTTGATCTTGTTGGATGTCATGATGCCGGATATGGACGGCTACCAGGCCTGTCTGCGATTGAAGGAGAACCCGGCCACCCGCGATATTCCGGTCATTTTCGTCACGGCCTGCTGCCAGGTTGCCGACGAAGTCCACGGCTTCGAAGTGGGCGCCGTGGACTACATCACCAAACCGGTGCAATCCCCCATCGTGCTGGCCCGGGTCAAAACCCATCTGGCCCTGCGCCAGGCCCGGGAGGTCATCGCCCGGCAGAGCCGGGAGATCCGGAAACAGAACGAGGCCCTGCAGGAGGCCGCCCGACTGCGCGACGACGTGGAACAGATCGTCCGGCATGACCTGAAAGGCCCCCTGAACGCCATCGTCGGTATTCCGGGACTCCTGATGGAGGAGCTGGTCCTGAACGAGGATCAAAAAGAGTACCTGCGCACCATCGAGGAGAGCGGCTACCGGTTACTGAACATGATCAACCTTTCCCACGACCTTTACAAAATGGAGCGCGGCCTCTATACCCTGCACCCCCGACCTCTGGACATCCTCAGAACTATACAGGTTGTAATAAAAGAATTTCGTGATTTTATCCATGGCAAAGAACTCTCGGTTGTCATCACTCTTGACGGGAAGGTTCTCACGGCAACGGATATCTTTCTTGTTTCCGGTGAAAAACTTCTCTACCACTCGATGTTATCCAATCTACTGAAAAACGCCCTCGAAGCCTCCCCTGAAGGGGAGACGGTGACGGTCGCTTTCGAACGGGGCGAACGTCCGGTAATGCGCATCCGCAACCGGGGTAGCGTGCCATTGGAAATCCGCGAACATTTTTTTGAAAAATTCGTCACCGCCGGCAAATGCCAGGGCACGGGTCTGGGCACCTATTCCGCCCGACTCATCGCAACGACATCGGGAAACGAGATCCAACTGGATACTTCCCTGGAAGGGGAGACCTCCATCGTGGTCCGGTTTTGA